A region from the Flavobacteriales bacterium genome encodes:
- a CDS encoding ribonuclease HII, translating into MLKSNYTNDRIEAGCDEAGRGCLAGPVVAAAVILPPGFKHKLLNDSKQLNEKIRLELRWEIMEKATAWAIGSCSPKEIDQINILKASFLAMHKAIDQLKQKPELLLIDGNRFTPYPGIEHHCIIGGDAKYLSIAAASILAKTERDMLMEKLHEEFPLYHWNQNKGYPTASHRKAIERFGSCIHHRKSFTLLPPQLSLDI; encoded by the coding sequence ATGCTTAAATCGAACTATACCAACGATCGAATTGAAGCAGGTTGCGACGAGGCAGGAAGAGGATGCCTTGCGGGACCAGTGGTTGCTGCTGCTGTGATTTTACCTCCTGGATTCAAGCATAAATTATTGAACGACTCCAAACAGCTGAATGAAAAAATCAGACTGGAACTTCGTTGGGAAATCATGGAAAAAGCCACGGCATGGGCCATTGGGAGTTGTAGTCCGAAAGAAATCGACCAGATTAATATTCTCAAAGCTTCTTTTCTGGCCATGCACAAGGCCATTGACCAATTAAAACAAAAGCCTGAATTATTACTGATCGACGGAAACCGATTTACGCCCTATCCGGGAATTGAGCATCATTGCATTATTGGAGGAGATGCCAAATATTTATCCATTGCTGCCGCTTCCATTCTGGCTAAAACAGAACGGGATATGCTAATGGAAAAATTGCATGAAGAATTTCCGCTGTACCACTGGAATCAAAATAAAGGATACCCAACGGCGAGTCACCGCAAAGCCATTGAGCGTTTCGGCTCATGCATACATCACCGGAAAAGCTTCACCTTATTACCACCGCAGTTGAGTCTCGATATTTAA
- a CDS encoding response regulator codes for MKKILLIEDNPEMRENTAEILELAKYNVLTAPNGKEGVKLAQSESPDLIICDIMMPELDGYGVLHMLGKETQTASIPFIFLTAKAEKSDYRKGMSMGADDYLTKPFDDMELLTAVETRLTKSERLKDAFSRDIPGLDKFYTEARSLDDLKKLSENRKIKSFKKKETIYSEGAYPNSIYFIAKGKVKASRNNEDGKEFITGLYNEGDFFGYLSLLEDEPYNDSAVALEDAEICVIPKEDFFALLNSNREVAAKFIHMLSDNIREKEERLIKLAYNSVRKRVAEALLMLEQHYSNKEKDENFSMAIARDDLANIVGTTSETVIRTLSDFKEEKLIESKGSRITIVNREKLIKMKN; via the coding sequence ATGAAAAAAATACTTCTTATTGAGGACAATCCGGAAATGCGGGAAAATACAGCTGAGATTCTGGAACTGGCAAAGTATAATGTGCTCACCGCTCCAAATGGAAAAGAAGGTGTTAAACTGGCTCAATCCGAATCGCCCGATTTAATCATTTGCGACATCATGATGCCTGAACTGGATGGATATGGTGTGCTGCACATGCTGGGTAAGGAAACGCAAACAGCTTCTATTCCTTTTATTTTTCTTACCGCCAAAGCAGAAAAATCAGATTACCGCAAAGGGATGAGTATGGGAGCAGATGATTATCTGACCAAGCCATTTGATGATATGGAATTGTTGACGGCCGTTGAAACCCGCCTTACAAAATCGGAACGTTTGAAAGATGCATTCTCGCGCGATATTCCGGGTCTGGATAAATTCTATACCGAAGCAAGAAGTCTCGATGATTTAAAAAAATTATCGGAGAACCGTAAAATAAAATCGTTCAAGAAAAAAGAAACCATTTACAGCGAAGGAGCTTATCCGAACAGCATTTATTTTATTGCTAAAGGAAAAGTAAAAGCTTCACGTAATAATGAAGACGGAAAGGAATTCATTACGGGTCTTTATAATGAAGGTGATTTTTTCGGTTACCTCTCATTGTTGGAGGACGAACCCTATAATGATTCGGCCGTTGCATTGGAGGATGCTGAAATTTGTGTTATTCCAAAAGAAGATTTCTTTGCTCTTTTAAATTCCAACCGCGAAGTAGCAGCGAAATTCATTCATATGCTTTCAGATAACATCCGTGAAAAAGAAGAACGACTCATTAAGCTGGCCTATAATTCTGTTCGCAAACGTGTTGCGGAAGCATTACTCATGCTGGAACAACATTATTCGAACAAGGAGAAAGACGAAAATTTCAGTATGGCTATTGCCAGGGATGACCTTGCCAATATTGTTGGTACGACCTCTGAAACCGTAATCAGAACTCTTTCGGATTTTAAAGAAGAAAAACTCATTGAAAGCAAAGGCAGCAGAATTACCATCGTTAACCGTGAAAAGCTGATAAAAATGAAAAATTAA
- a CDS encoding glycosyltransferase family 4 protein, with translation MRIAVNARFLLPGKMEGFGWYSYETLRRITTAHPEHEFIFLFDRAYDKKFIFSDNITPVVIGPPARHPFLFYWWFEWSVASALKKYKADVFVSPDGYLSLRSHVPSLAVIHDLNFEHYPKDLSFLVRKYYRHYFPRFARKAKRIVTVSEFSKKDIIEQYHIAPDKIDVVYNGINEALTAIPETEIIRYRNTITGGAPYFIFIGALHPRKNLARLFKAFDAFCSSEKGEEHLVIVGEKYFWNKEISEAFSQMKHQDKVHFTGHLPVKDLNCALQAARSMVFVSVFEGFGLPLAESMKCGVPVIAANTSCLPEIGGDAALYCDPFSVEAITEAMIRMSTDSELRRRLIDRGLEQSKKYSWDASAKGLWNSIEQVLHA, from the coding sequence ATGAGAATCGCAGTTAACGCCCGCTTTTTGCTCCCCGGAAAAATGGAGGGTTTTGGCTGGTATTCCTATGAAACACTGCGAAGAATCACTACTGCACATCCGGAACATGAGTTTATTTTTCTTTTCGACCGGGCCTACGATAAAAAATTCATCTTTTCCGATAACATCACACCGGTGGTGATTGGTCCGCCTGCTCGTCACCCTTTCCTTTTCTATTGGTGGTTCGAATGGTCGGTAGCTTCTGCGTTGAAGAAATATAAAGCGGATGTATTTGTTTCTCCCGACGGATATCTGTCCCTACGAAGCCATGTTCCTTCTCTAGCTGTAATCCATGATCTCAATTTTGAGCATTATCCGAAGGACCTGAGTTTTCTGGTGAGGAAGTATTATCGTCACTATTTCCCCCGTTTTGCACGAAAGGCGAAGCGGATTGTAACGGTGAGTGAATTTTCGAAAAAGGACATCATTGAACAATATCACATTGCTCCCGATAAAATTGATGTGGTGTACAATGGAATCAATGAAGCACTAACTGCCATTCCGGAAACGGAAATTATCCGCTATCGAAATACCATCACCGGAGGTGCCCCCTATTTTATTTTTATCGGAGCACTTCACCCACGCAAAAATCTGGCCCGTTTGTTTAAGGCATTTGATGCCTTTTGCAGCAGCGAAAAAGGAGAAGAACACCTGGTGATTGTTGGAGAAAAATATTTTTGGAACAAAGAAATTTCGGAAGCATTCAGCCAGATGAAGCATCAGGACAAAGTGCATTTTACGGGACATCTCCCTGTAAAGGATTTAAATTGTGCATTACAGGCAGCGCGATCGATGGTTTTTGTCAGCGTATTCGAAGGCTTCGGATTACCATTGGCAGAAAGTATGAAATGTGGTGTTCCGGTTATCGCCGCCAACACGAGTTGTTTACCCGAAATCGGAGGAGATGCCGCACTGTATTGCGATCCCTTTTCGGTTGAAGCCATTACAGAAGCGATGATACGGATGTCGACCGATTCCGAATTAAGAAGAAGGCTGATTGACCGCGGACTTGAACAGAGTAAAAAATATTCCTGGGATGCGTCAGCAAAAGGATTGTGGAACAGTATAGAACAGGTGTTACATGCTTAA
- a CDS encoding O-antigen ligase family protein: MTLRLQNILFFSLSALFVAAHLVMTYSGFPFLAFLPFGLLVALLALYRLDVILGMVVAFTPLSININEFDIVDFGLYLPTEPLLFGVLILFVSKQILDGGYPLKLLTHPVSLIVIIHLCWLFITAVTSEDILVSMKFLLMRLWFVVPLFFFGLTILSDESTIKKMLWLYMISLVVVVLYTLVNHAMHGFEEKPAHWVMSPFYKDHTSYGALVAMYIPVAVGLYFNKSYTPIFRSIILFLALILLVGVIFSYTRAAWVSLIGALGLYFVLLFKIRFSTIVFTMVLGAFVFFAFYDQIMMDLERNKVESSDSIAEHATSISNISSDASNLERINRWNCAIRMWQERPVFGWGPGTYQFYYASFQHSSELTIISTNFGDLGNAHSEYLGPLAEQGFLGMIIMVAFVLAILLTGINLYQQLPEGETRLLVVVMLLGLVTYFIHGILNNYLDTDKASVPVWGFSAAIVAVDMKRRLQGKLIDPDRQ; this comes from the coding sequence TTGACGCTCCGTCTCCAGAATATATTGTTTTTTTCACTGAGTGCATTGTTCGTAGCAGCGCACCTGGTAATGACATATTCCGGTTTTCCATTTCTGGCTTTTCTTCCTTTTGGATTACTCGTTGCATTGCTGGCATTGTATCGCCTCGATGTTATTCTTGGAATGGTGGTGGCGTTTACACCGCTTTCAATAAATATCAATGAATTTGATATTGTCGATTTCGGACTTTACCTTCCAACCGAACCCTTGTTGTTTGGTGTTTTGATTTTGTTCGTCAGTAAACAAATTTTAGACGGTGGTTATCCTTTAAAACTTCTCACGCATCCCGTTTCGTTAATTGTTATTATTCATTTATGCTGGTTGTTTATTACGGCGGTCACCAGTGAAGATATCCTGGTCTCCATGAAATTTTTACTCATGCGACTTTGGTTTGTTGTGCCTTTGTTCTTTTTTGGATTAACCATTTTGTCTGATGAATCCACCATTAAAAAAATGTTGTGGTTATATATGATTTCATTGGTTGTTGTTGTGCTGTACACATTGGTCAATCACGCCATGCATGGTTTCGAAGAAAAACCCGCACACTGGGTGATGTCGCCATTTTACAAAGACCATACTTCCTATGGTGCATTAGTGGCCATGTATATTCCTGTAGCTGTCGGATTGTATTTTAATAAAAGTTACACGCCAATATTCCGCTCCATTATTTTGTTTTTGGCCTTAATACTTTTAGTTGGAGTTATTTTTAGTTACACCCGTGCCGCATGGGTGAGTTTAATCGGAGCCTTAGGATTATACTTTGTATTGTTGTTTAAAATTCGCTTTTCTACCATTGTGTTTACCATGGTTCTTGGTGCATTTGTATTTTTTGCGTTTTACGATCAAATCATGATGGATCTCGAACGTAACAAGGTGGAATCGTCGGATAGCATCGCTGAACACGCAACTTCCATTTCAAATATTTCTTCCGATGCATCCAATCTCGAACGGATAAACCGATGGAACTGCGCGATTCGTATGTGGCAGGAACGTCCGGTTTTTGGTTGGGGACCTGGCACCTATCAGTTTTATTATGCCTCCTTTCAGCATTCTTCCGAGCTCACCATTATCTCTACCAATTTTGGTGATTTAGGAAATGCACACAGCGAATATTTGGGTCCACTCGCGGAACAGGGATTTCTGGGAATGATCATTATGGTGGCATTTGTATTGGCCATTTTATTGACCGGAATTAATTTATATCAGCAGCTTCCCGAAGGAGAAACACGATTGCTGGTAGTGGTGATGTTACTCGGTTTAGTGACATATTTCATTCACGGAATTCTAAATAATTACCTCGATACCGATAAAGCATCCGTTCCGGTTTGGGGATTTAGTGCTGCCATTGTGGCGGTTGACATGAAACGGAGATTGCAGGGGAAATTAATTGATCCGGATCGACAATAA
- the hemN gene encoding oxygen-independent coproporphyrinogen III oxidase, whose amino-acid sequence MNIELIRKYNVPAPRYTSYPTVPYWDSKAPSEQQWKESVINSFQIANRTDGISLYIHLPYCESLCTYCGCNTRITVNHKVERPYIDAVLKEWEMYLSIFPDKPNICEIHLGGGTPTFFSAENLSHLLSNIIANGKLCKDAQLSFEAHPANTTREHLEQLYTIGFRRLSLGIQDFDPHVQDVINRKQSEEQVRDITELARKIGYTSVNYDLIYGLPFQTKESVEATVKKVIDLHPDRIAFYAYAHVPWIKPGQRKYSEADLPQMETKLELYDLGRKFLEGAGYTEIGMDHFALQGDELLIAEQQDRLHRNFMGYTTTQSKLLIGLGTSSISDSWFGFVQNIKTVEEYQEAVQQGRFPFFKGHILSHEDLILRKHILNIMCTYKTSWKEEDQQCQSLYEGLERMNEAVADGLVILEPFQLHITEKGKSFLRNVCMALDARLHRNQPTQKIFSSAI is encoded by the coding sequence ATGAACATCGAATTAATCCGTAAGTACAACGTTCCGGCACCACGCTATACCAGCTATCCCACTGTTCCTTATTGGGATAGTAAGGCTCCGTCTGAACAACAATGGAAAGAATCTGTCATTAACTCTTTCCAAATTGCAAACCGTACCGATGGAATTAGCTTATATATTCACCTCCCCTACTGCGAAAGTCTTTGCACCTATTGCGGCTGCAACACACGAATTACGGTTAATCACAAAGTTGAACGTCCATATATCGATGCTGTACTGAAAGAATGGGAGATGTACCTTTCTATTTTCCCCGATAAGCCGAACATTTGCGAGATCCATTTAGGAGGTGGGACTCCCACATTTTTTTCAGCTGAAAATTTATCACATCTGCTCAGCAACATCATTGCCAACGGAAAACTTTGTAAAGATGCACAGCTGAGTTTCGAAGCACATCCCGCAAATACAACACGCGAACATCTGGAACAATTGTATACGATTGGATTTCGACGTTTATCACTGGGAATTCAGGATTTCGATCCACATGTTCAGGATGTGATCAACAGAAAACAAAGTGAAGAACAAGTTCGTGACATCACAGAATTGGCAAGAAAAATCGGATACACTTCCGTGAATTATGATTTGATTTATGGTTTACCTTTTCAAACCAAAGAAAGTGTTGAAGCCACCGTTAAAAAAGTCATTGATTTACATCCCGACCGGATTGCATTTTACGCCTATGCGCATGTTCCATGGATTAAACCCGGACAACGCAAATATTCCGAAGCGGATCTTCCCCAAATGGAGACAAAACTGGAATTATATGATTTGGGAAGAAAATTTTTAGAAGGCGCCGGTTATACTGAAATTGGTATGGACCATTTTGCACTTCAAGGCGATGAATTGCTGATTGCAGAACAACAAGACCGCTTACACCGCAATTTTATGGGCTATACTACAACACAAAGTAAATTGCTCATTGGCTTAGGCACTTCTTCCATCAGTGATTCCTGGTTTGGATTTGTACAGAATATTAAAACCGTAGAAGAGTACCAGGAAGCGGTTCAACAAGGTAGATTCCCATTCTTTAAAGGACATATTTTAAGTCATGAGGATCTTATCCTTCGTAAGCACATTCTCAATATTATGTGTACCTACAAAACTTCATGGAAAGAAGAAGATCAGCAATGTCAGTCGTTATACGAAGGACTGGAACGCATGAATGAGGCAGTGGCGGACGGATTGGTAATTCTCGAGCCTTTTCAATTACATATTACGGAAAAGGGTAAATCCTTTTTAAGGAATGTTTGCATGGCATTGGATGCACGTTTACACCGGAATCAGCCGACTCAAAAAATATTCAGTTCTGCGATTTAA
- a CDS encoding PAS domain-containing sensor histidine kinase encodes MEKDIEMLDALFLNATEGIVVVSDRGEIVMLNPKAQQLFGYTGNELLHQNIEKLIPTRFHAKHVGQREGYTKAPHSQSMGKGLDLFAITKEGVEFPVEISLSHFSTVEGNFVMCFIIDITERKQREALLKMASERLMQTSEALSKLNAELETKVQERTEELAQAFKDLAESKKEVMKALEKEKELNTLKSRFVTTASHEFRTPLGTILSSASLIARYEAPEDSEKRNKHVDRIRSAVTNLTEILNDFLSLDKLEEGIIRNNPVQFPLEPFIGKTIDELKAILKTGQSIRFDHEEEYTEIILDQQLFRNVLINLVSNAIKYSPENALIVVNSEIKAKTILISVKDQGIGIPKEDQPHLFTRFFRAQNATNIQGTGLGLNIVKKYIELMEGTIRFESEADKGTIFYIELPLTQ; translated from the coding sequence ATGGAAAAGGATATTGAAATGCTGGACGCATTGTTCCTGAATGCAACGGAAGGCATTGTGGTTGTGAGTGATAGAGGCGAGATTGTAATGCTAAACCCCAAGGCTCAGCAATTGTTTGGCTATACCGGGAATGAATTACTTCATCAAAATATCGAGAAATTAATCCCCACGCGCTTTCATGCCAAACATGTTGGTCAACGCGAGGGCTACACCAAAGCGCCGCATTCCCAGTCGATGGGGAAAGGATTGGATCTATTCGCCATCACCAAAGAAGGTGTTGAATTCCCGGTGGAAATCAGTTTAAGTCATTTCAGCACAGTTGAAGGTAATTTTGTAATGTGCTTTATTATTGATATTACCGAGCGCAAACAGCGAGAAGCACTGTTAAAAATGGCTTCGGAACGACTCATGCAAACCTCGGAGGCTTTATCGAAATTAAATGCTGAATTGGAAACGAAAGTTCAGGAAAGAACCGAAGAACTTGCCCAGGCATTTAAAGATTTGGCAGAATCGAAAAAAGAAGTGATGAAAGCGCTTGAAAAAGAAAAAGAACTCAACACTCTAAAATCGCGGTTCGTTACCACTGCATCGCATGAATTCAGAACACCGCTGGGAACTATTTTATCTTCGGCTTCGCTGATTGCACGTTATGAGGCTCCGGAGGATAGTGAAAAGAGGAATAAACATGTGGACCGGATTCGTTCGGCGGTGACTAATCTGACTGAAATTCTCAATGACTTTTTATCGCTGGATAAACTGGAAGAAGGAATCATCCGCAATAACCCGGTGCAATTTCCATTGGAACCTTTCATTGGAAAAACCATCGATGAATTAAAAGCAATTTTAAAAACGGGTCAAAGCATCCGCTTCGATCACGAAGAAGAATACACGGAAATTATTCTCGACCAGCAATTGTTTCGTAATGTTTTAATCAACCTCGTTTCGAACGCCATTAAATACTCGCCGGAAAACGCATTAATTGTTGTCAACTCCGAAATAAAAGCGAAAACCATCCTGATAAGCGTTAAAGATCAGGGTATCGGAATTCCGAAAGAGGACCAGCCGCATTTATTTACGCGTTTTTTCAGAGCTCAAAATGCAACCAACATTCAGGGTACGGGACTGGGGCTGAACATTGTAAAAAAATACATCGAATTAATGGAAGGAACGATTCGATTTGAGAGCGAAGCGGACAAAGGAACTATTTTTTATATTGAACTACCATTAACCCAATAA
- a CDS encoding PP2C family protein-serine/threonine phosphatase: MSDGSLKLNKLQEKLNMKDFKLSQLLEITAAINSNSSVENLLAIYNYVLREQLGIQKAMLFTLDGEWKLMLKYGVKGSVKDIDVTKDLMKIKDITVIESSSKKSLNTFDVVIPVFHKSNPLAYLLIGDLNEDELKISPTIKHMPFVQTLTNIIVVAIENKRMAKEAIQQARIRKELELASQMQSMLLPDDLPHNHFVDVSAKYFAHQAVGGDYYDFIKLNEDEFVFCMADVSGKGVGAALLMSNFQANFRAIIKYTDFPLNRLIEELNTSVVRSAKGEKFITFFIGRYNQISRKLKYINAGHNPPVLFDGKNIKYLNAGCPGLGMIDHLPKIEDEEIFITPKSVIVCYTDGLVEIENEQGEAFSMERFSKVIQKHGSHQKVAQLNEDIYNEVDRYRGKSGFTDDTALLSIRIN; the protein is encoded by the coding sequence ATGAGCGATGGCAGTTTAAAGCTGAATAAGCTTCAGGAAAAATTAAATATGAAAGATTTCAAGCTAAGTCAATTGCTTGAAATTACTGCTGCCATTAATTCGAACAGTTCAGTAGAAAATTTACTGGCGATTTACAATTACGTATTGCGCGAACAACTCGGAATTCAAAAAGCCATGTTGTTTACGTTGGATGGCGAATGGAAACTGATGTTGAAATACGGCGTAAAGGGATCGGTAAAGGATATTGATGTCACCAAAGATCTGATGAAGATTAAAGACATCACCGTAATTGAATCTTCTTCGAAAAAATCGCTCAATACCTTTGATGTGGTAATTCCGGTTTTTCATAAATCAAATCCACTTGCCTATCTGCTGATTGGCGATTTGAATGAAGATGAACTGAAAATTTCGCCTACCATCAAGCACATGCCTTTCGTTCAAACGCTGACCAATATTATTGTGGTAGCCATCGAAAACAAACGCATGGCCAAAGAAGCCATTCAACAGGCACGTATCCGTAAGGAATTAGAATTGGCATCGCAAATGCAATCCATGCTATTGCCGGATGATTTACCGCACAATCACTTTGTGGATGTATCAGCAAAATATTTCGCACATCAGGCCGTGGGTGGCGATTATTATGATTTTATAAAATTAAATGAAGATGAATTCGTGTTTTGCATGGCCGATGTTTCGGGTAAAGGTGTTGGCGCTGCTTTGCTGATGTCGAATTTCCAGGCCAATTTCCGCGCCATTATTAAATACACCGATTTCCCTTTAAACCGACTGATTGAAGAATTAAACACGAGTGTTGTTCGCAGTGCAAAAGGCGAAAAATTTATTACGTTTTTTATTGGTCGCTATAACCAGATCAGCCGCAAATTGAAATACATCAATGCGGGACATAATCCCCCTGTTTTATTCGACGGAAAAAACATTAAATACCTCAATGCGGGTTGTCCCGGTTTAGGTATGATTGATCATCTCCCGAAAATTGAGGATGAAGAAATTTTCATTACGCCAAAATCGGTTATTGTTTGTTATACGGATGGATTAGTTGAAATTGAAAACGAACAAGGCGAAGCTTTTTCAATGGAACGTTTTTCTAAAGTGATTCAGAAACATGGTTCACATCAAAAAGTGGCGCAGTTAAATGAGGATATTTATAATGAGGTGGACCGCTACAGAGGTAAAAGCGGATTTACCGACGACACTGCTTTATTGTCGATCCGGATCAATTAA
- a CDS encoding S8 family serine peptidase, with product MKKLFSAILLLLQLQGFSQNRYRVYFSDKDSTGFNPISFFDEKALQRRAIHGISPYCYSDLPVNPCYITQVSSLCDSTGYASRWFNMLYVSSSAERIEQIKQFPFVLAVEEVEELDQFTTSLDLSDLSPGEINLLRAQTTRMNAEAFKKAGIDGKGIRICVIDAGFSGMKETDGLDHLFRKNKIVETYDFVKKTKDVYHGHYHGTMVTSCIAGMADTIPIGLATEAEFLLARTEKTWSDKLREEENWLHAIEWADQHGAQVINSSLGYTSSRYFRADMNGKAGLISRAATIAARKGIIVVSSAGNEGDGAWKIVASPGDADSVLTVGAINPWTGLHATWSSYGPSTDKRIKPNVSAYGYTMCDSDGGLMEETGTSFASPLVAGFAACVLQMNPGTKNMEIISQIEQSADLYPYYDYAHGYGVPQADYFTDSTEQLEIERFHIQSSDLKFEVIIDSSSFTLAEPLLHYYYPYGENNSKKNQEDEWKEFHIDDRETSSSGAYCYPKFPDYLFYSVQNTEGYLKTYYVISVHQMNPLTLYKADFDKGEIVRIWYKGQMRTINF from the coding sequence ATGAAGAAATTATTCAGTGCAATCCTGCTATTGCTCCAGTTGCAGGGTTTTTCTCAAAACCGATATCGCGTTTATTTTTCCGATAAAGATTCCACCGGTTTTAATCCGATTTCATTCTTCGATGAAAAAGCACTTCAGCGAAGAGCCATTCACGGTATTTCTCCTTATTGCTATTCTGATTTACCTGTCAACCCCTGCTACATTACCCAGGTTTCTTCCCTGTGCGATTCTACCGGTTATGCGAGCAGATGGTTCAATATGCTTTATGTAAGTAGTAGCGCAGAACGCATAGAACAAATAAAACAGTTTCCCTTTGTACTTGCCGTTGAGGAAGTGGAAGAATTGGATCAATTCACCACCTCATTGGATTTGTCGGATTTGAGTCCCGGCGAAATCAATCTTCTTCGCGCACAAACAACCCGCATGAATGCAGAAGCGTTTAAAAAAGCCGGAATAGATGGAAAGGGAATTCGCATTTGTGTAATTGATGCAGGATTTTCGGGAATGAAAGAAACGGATGGACTCGATCATTTATTCCGCAAAAACAAAATTGTTGAAACATATGATTTCGTAAAAAAAACAAAAGATGTTTATCATGGTCACTACCATGGTACGATGGTAACCAGTTGCATTGCGGGGATGGCCGACACCATTCCTATCGGTCTCGCAACTGAGGCAGAATTTTTATTGGCCCGCACCGAAAAGACCTGGTCAGACAAACTCCGCGAAGAAGAGAATTGGCTGCACGCTATTGAGTGGGCCGATCAACACGGAGCGCAGGTGATTAATTCGTCTTTAGGCTATACCTCCAGCAGATATTTCCGTGCCGACATGAACGGAAAAGCCGGATTAATTTCAAGAGCCGCCACCATCGCTGCACGTAAAGGAATTATTGTTGTGAGCTCAGCAGGAAATGAAGGCGACGGCGCATGGAAAATAGTTGCATCACCGGGTGATGCAGATTCAGTTCTTACTGTTGGCGCAATTAATCCCTGGACCGGACTACACGCTACCTGGAGTTCATACGGACCCTCTACTGACAAACGAATTAAACCGAATGTTTCAGCCTATGGATATACCATGTGCGATTCGGATGGTGGTTTAATGGAAGAAACAGGAACTTCATTTGCATCCCCTTTGGTGGCAGGATTTGCTGCTTGTGTTTTACAAATGAATCCGGGAACAAAAAACATGGAAATCATATCGCAAATAGAACAAAGTGCCGATCTCTACCCCTATTACGATTATGCCCACGGATATGGCGTTCCTCAGGCTGATTATTTTACCGACAGCACCGAACAGTTAGAAATTGAACGATTCCACATTCAGAGCAGCGATTTGAAATTTGAAGTTATCATCGACAGTTCCAGCTTTACACTTGCAGAACCACTTCTTCATTACTATTATCCTTACGGCGAGAATAACAGCAAAAAAAATCAGGAAGACGAATGGAAGGAATTTCATATCGACGATCGCGAAACATCATCCTCAGGCGCATATTGCTATCCGAAATTCCCTGATTATTTATTTTATTCCGTGCAAAACACAGAAGGCTATCTGAAAACCTATTATGTTATTTCGGTGCATCAGATGAATCCGCTTACGCTTTATAAAGCCGATTTCGATAAGGGCGAAATTGTGCGCATTTGGTATAAAGGACAAATGAGAACCATTAATTTCTGA
- a CDS encoding UDP-3-O-(3-hydroxymyristoyl)glucosamine N-acyltransferase, which produces MRIEPGTTLKEIAALINARFIGDENHSITGINEIHKVVPGDIVFVDHPKYYDKALQSAATTIIINKDVDCPAGKALLVSDDPFRDFNTITRHYSPSTTQHLEICHDSSIAESAIIYPNVTIGHNVSIGENTVIYPGVVIYDNAVIGKNVIIHANAVIGAHAFYYKKRASGFDKMHTCGRVVIEDDVEIGAASTIDSGVTGDTVIGEGSKIDNHVHIGHDTVVGKKCLFAAQVGIAGCVIVENNVTLWGQVGVPSGITIGEGAVVLGQSGLMSNAEAGKTYFGSPASEHRSKYRELAALRQLPDVIGKLKG; this is translated from the coding sequence ATGCGCATAGAACCAGGCACCACCCTTAAAGAAATTGCAGCTTTAATTAATGCTCGTTTCATCGGAGATGAAAATCATTCTATTACCGGTATCAACGAAATTCATAAAGTCGTTCCCGGTGATATCGTTTTTGTAGATCATCCGAAATATTACGATAAAGCACTTCAGTCTGCTGCCACCACAATAATCATCAATAAAGATGTGGATTGTCCCGCAGGTAAAGCGCTGTTAGTATCCGATGATCCCTTTCGTGATTTCAATACCATTACGCGACATTATTCGCCCTCCACTACGCAACATCTCGAAATATGTCACGATTCCTCCATTGCAGAATCGGCTATTATTTATCCGAATGTTACTATTGGACATAATGTTTCCATTGGAGAAAACACGGTAATTTACCCGGGAGTTGTTATTTATGATAATGCAGTGATTGGTAAAAATGTAATTATTCATGCCAATGCCGTAATTGGAGCACATGCTTTCTATTACAAAAAACGTGCAAGTGGTTTCGATAAAATGCATACCTGTGGCAGAGTTGTAATTGAAGACGATGTTGAAATCGGAGCAGCCAGCACCATCGATTCGGGAGTTACCGGCGATACGGTTATTGGCGAAGGAAGTAAAATTGATAACCACGTACATATTGGTCACGATACCGTTGTTGGAAAAAAATGTTTATTCGCCGCTCAGGTGGGAATTGCAGGTTGTGTGATCGTTGAAAATAATGTAACGCTGTGGGGACAAGTTGGTGTTCCTTCCGGCATCACCATTGGTGAAGGTGCAGTTGTATTGGGACAATCCGGATTAATGTCCAATGCCGAAGCAGGTAAAACTTATTTTGGTAGTCCGGCGAGTGAACACCGGTCGAAATACCGCGAATTAGCAGCATTACGTCAACTCCCCGATGTTATCGGAAAACTGAAAGGATAA